A genomic segment from Verrucomicrobiota bacterium encodes:
- a CDS encoding diadenylate cyclase produces the protein MVINNLINFFQEIGFFGLLDIFVMALLIYTLVVWSKRTRAASVLTGILIVAGIYLLARQFNLNLTAAIFEKFFAVILIALVVIFQEELRYFFERIATWSFNHKILRKDKTLLNIEEIEILARTLADLAREKIGALIVIRGRDLIVRHLSGGQECNGKLSEGLLKSIFDSHSIGHDGAVVIEGNLIARFSAHLPLSKNLKKLGNSGTRHAAALGLSELCDALCLIVSEERGTISVASNGEIRVVRDAGHLTRLLKSFYHTVNPKRESNLWEYYFKKNWRDKLIALSLALALWFVLVNGSKTAYRTLSVPVTYGELPAEWKVDTISPKEVEVTFRGVRSSFYFVRRNDIEISVPLKLESGTQRIRLRPGQLAFPKDLVLETIEPNLVEIQVREAIRTPPSPEILTK, from the coding sequence ATGGTGATAAACAACCTTATCAATTTTTTTCAGGAAATCGGATTTTTCGGCTTACTCGATATTTTTGTTATGGCCCTGCTGATCTATACATTGGTGGTGTGGTCAAAACGAACGAGGGCCGCTTCCGTATTAACCGGCATTCTGATAGTCGCAGGCATTTATCTCTTGGCTCGCCAATTCAATCTGAATTTGACCGCGGCTATCTTTGAAAAATTCTTCGCAGTCATTCTCATCGCCTTGGTGGTCATTTTTCAGGAAGAGCTGCGCTATTTCTTCGAACGTATTGCAACGTGGAGCTTTAACCACAAGATTCTTCGTAAAGACAAAACGCTCCTAAATATAGAAGAAATTGAGATTCTTGCCCGAACTCTCGCAGACCTCGCCCGTGAAAAAATTGGGGCGCTCATTGTTATTCGCGGACGCGACCTGATTGTACGTCATTTGAGTGGCGGTCAGGAATGCAACGGGAAACTGAGTGAGGGACTACTTAAAAGTATTTTTGATTCACATTCCATTGGCCATGATGGGGCGGTAGTAATCGAAGGAAATCTGATCGCCCGGTTTTCCGCTCACCTTCCGCTTTCCAAAAACTTGAAAAAACTGGGCAATAGCGGAACCAGACACGCAGCTGCCTTGGGACTAAGCGAACTCTGCGATGCACTTTGTTTAATTGTTTCGGAGGAGAGAGGCACCATATCCGTCGCAAGTAACGGGGAAATACGAGTAGTCCGTGACGCAGGACATCTGACCAGGCTTCTGAAAAGCTTTTATCACACGGTGAATCCCAAACGTGAAAGCAATCTCTGGGAATACTATTTCAAGAAAAACTGGCGCGATAAACTGATAGCCCTAAGCTTGGCGCTGGCCTTATGGTTTGTATTGGTGAACGGATCGAAAACCGCCTACCGCACGCTTTCAGTACCGGTAACTTATGGTGAGTTACCGGCCGAATGGAAGGTAGACACCATCTCTCCAAAAGAAGTGGAGGTTACCTTCCGCGGTGTACGAAGCTCCTTTTACTTCGTTCGCCGAAACGACATTGAAATCAGCGTTCCCCTCAAACTTGAGTCAGGCACCCAACGTATAAGACTGCGCCCAGGGCAACTGGCCTTTCCCAAAGATTTGGTTCTGGAAACGATCGAACCGAATTTGGTGGAGATACAGGTTCGCGAAGCAATTAGAACCCCACCGTCGCCCGAGATATTAACGAAATAA